The following proteins are encoded in a genomic region of Dokdonia donghaensis DSW-1:
- a CDS encoding NTP/NDP exchange transporter translates to MLKSLYKKAFDIRDGEITISFFMQLYIFLVITVLLIVKPTVNALFLSALGAERLPYGYLLVAAVAILSSYFYNKALKRYSFKKVATITLCAFGFFFILLSVALHYKFLEVWLLYYYYVLISLFAVVVTSQFWILANMVYNAREAKRLFGFIGSGAIAGGIFGGYLTTLISAAFGNKTSILIAGILILCCVPILYRIWNLRLRTLSMYTRKKEIHQVSNPDRNAFQIILKSKHLLYLASIIGISVLVAKLVDFQFSDFAHKAIPDSDELASFLGFWFSSFNVVALLIQLFVTNRVLSYLGVTSTMLILPLGIALGSLLFLTVPELWVLIIIKGLDGSFKQSINKAAAELSILPIPYAIKNQAKSFIDIVVDSVATGIAGFLLIFVIKGMELDTKFVTILTIFFLFIWLLLIYKLRDAYFDSFRSNLKSLLLTKDESKRNFRKERTIATARHILQNGEESEILTLLSRLSSARLNPLKKQIVALLDHPSNAIKIAAIEELYYYKEGTALHKIKALLHTSDSALIIATLQYLLHHTKIDDQELFTTYLDHPEKPIANAALLCLAQDARLNTNLGKQFNLRDRIATQIERLGTPEGLENVAKTSDLLLSIAYSGLNEFYYFISIHFSNKNKKVAKKAIEAAGITTDPLFVGNLLQFLENKKLRKAAIKSLTQYGPEITKTLLRLENEDAFSLDIKRNLPKVIATFNSQNAVKILFKFLGSNNLIVRKNASKSLLKLSSKNPSLTIDKRKISRYILLESDYYKNTLNALATFTKLVNNSPADSQEGAKETEILLAREAIVLILREQVDQSLYSIFTLLSIRYNREDISAAFLGIKSNDDTARINAIEFLDNLLHIKLKNKILPLLEVHIIDTDVNNLHSQEMVEQTEFDAVRSLIRNRSRQMNIAMLHLIEILEDTKYIAITQSFTKHKNTNIAKLATRVSTSLQRVKQQQK, encoded by the coding sequence ATGCTTAAAAGTCTTTACAAGAAAGCCTTTGATATAAGAGATGGTGAGATCACCATCTCTTTTTTTATGCAGCTGTACATCTTTCTGGTGATTACAGTGCTACTTATTGTAAAGCCTACTGTAAACGCATTATTTCTATCTGCTCTTGGTGCAGAGCGATTACCTTACGGGTATCTTCTTGTTGCGGCGGTGGCTATTTTAAGTTCTTACTTCTATAACAAAGCTCTAAAACGATATTCTTTTAAAAAGGTCGCTACGATAACCTTATGCGCTTTTGGCTTCTTTTTTATATTGCTTTCTGTCGCCTTGCATTATAAATTTCTTGAGGTCTGGCTACTTTACTATTACTACGTTCTCATATCCTTGTTTGCCGTGGTGGTTACCTCACAATTCTGGATACTAGCAAATATGGTTTACAATGCGAGAGAGGCAAAGAGACTCTTTGGTTTTATAGGTTCTGGCGCTATTGCTGGTGGAATTTTTGGTGGGTACTTAACGACCTTGATTTCGGCGGCTTTTGGGAATAAAACGTCTATTCTTATCGCAGGGATTCTCATTTTATGCTGTGTGCCTATACTCTACCGTATTTGGAATTTAAGGTTACGCACGCTTTCTATGTACACGAGAAAGAAAGAGATACACCAAGTGTCTAACCCAGATCGTAATGCTTTTCAAATCATCTTAAAATCTAAGCATTTACTGTATTTGGCATCTATAATCGGGATAAGTGTGCTGGTGGCAAAGCTGGTTGATTTTCAATTTAGTGATTTTGCGCACAAGGCCATTCCAGACTCAGATGAGCTTGCTTCTTTTTTAGGGTTTTGGTTCTCATCCTTTAATGTAGTGGCTTTACTCATACAGCTTTTTGTTACCAATAGAGTATTGAGCTATCTAGGGGTAACCTCAACAATGCTTATACTACCACTAGGTATTGCTTTAGGTTCTCTCCTATTTCTTACAGTTCCTGAGCTTTGGGTGCTTATTATCATAAAAGGGTTAGACGGTAGTTTTAAGCAGTCTATAAATAAAGCAGCTGCAGAGCTATCTATCTTACCCATACCATACGCTATAAAGAACCAAGCAAAGTCGTTTATAGATATTGTGGTAGACAGTGTAGCCACAGGTATTGCTGGTTTTCTGCTCATTTTTGTGATCAAGGGTATGGAACTTGACACCAAGTTTGTGACCATTCTTACTATCTTCTTCTTGTTTATATGGCTCTTGTTAATCTACAAGCTTAGAGATGCCTACTTCGACTCTTTTAGATCTAACCTCAAGAGTTTACTGCTCACTAAAGATGAGTCCAAACGAAACTTCAGAAAAGAACGTACTATCGCTACTGCAAGACATATTTTACAAAATGGTGAAGAAAGCGAGATTCTCACTCTATTATCAAGATTATCATCGGCTAGGCTTAATCCCTTAAAAAAGCAAATAGTAGCACTTTTAGACCATCCTTCTAATGCTATAAAAATAGCGGCTATTGAGGAATTATATTATTATAAAGAAGGTACTGCATTACATAAAATCAAAGCCCTGCTTCACACTAGCGACAGCGCACTTATTATAGCCACATTACAGTATTTACTTCATCACACTAAAATAGACGATCAAGAATTATTTACAACCTATCTAGATCATCCAGAAAAGCCCATTGCAAATGCTGCGCTGTTATGCCTGGCACAAGATGCTCGCCTCAATACAAATCTTGGAAAGCAGTTTAATTTAAGAGACCGTATCGCTACTCAAATAGAACGGCTAGGCACACCAGAAGGACTAGAAAATGTTGCCAAAACTTCTGACCTGCTTCTTAGCATTGCCTACTCTGGACTTAACGAGTTTTACTACTTTATCTCTATTCATTTTAGTAATAAAAATAAAAAGGTAGCAAAGAAAGCTATTGAAGCTGCAGGTATTACCACAGACCCGCTCTTTGTTGGGAATCTCCTCCAGTTTCTAGAAAATAAAAAACTTCGTAAAGCAGCCATAAAAAGTCTTACTCAATATGGGCCCGAGATTACAAAAACGCTTCTCAGGCTAGAAAATGAAGATGCTTTTAGTCTAGACATCAAAAGAAATCTTCCTAAGGTGATCGCAACATTTAACTCTCAAAATGCGGTAAAAATCTTATTCAAATTTTTAGGTAGTAACAACCTCATCGTACGTAAAAATGCCTCAAAGTCATTACTAAAACTAAGTAGTAAAAACCCGTCACTTACCATAGATAAGCGCAAAATCTCTAGATACATACTACTAGAGAGCGACTATTACAAAAACACGCTTAATGCCCTTGCTACCTTCACAAAGCTTGTAAACAATTCGCCAGCAGACTCCCAAGAAGGTGCTAAAGAAACTGAGATTTTACTAGCCCGTGAAGCCATAGTACTTATTTTAAGAGAACAAGTAGATCAAAGTCTATATAGCATTTTTACACTATTAAGCATACGCTATAACAGAGAAGATATAAGTGCGGCATTTTTGGGTATTAAAAGTAACGATGATACAGCGAGAATCAATGCCATTGAGTTTCTAGACAACCTCTTACATATCAAACTTAAAAATAAGATCCTGCCATTGCTTGAAGTGCATATTATTGACACAGATGTAAATAATCTACATTCTCAAGAAATGGTAGAACAAACAGAATTTGATGCCGTGCGAAGCCTTATTCGTAATCGCAGCAGACAGATGAACATCGCTATGCTCCACCTCATTGAGATACTAGAAGACACGAAGTATATTGCCATTACTCAATCTTTTACAAAGCATAAAAACACAAACATTGCAAAGCTTGCTACGCGTGTATCTACAAGTTTACAACGCGTAAAACAGCAACAAAAGTAA
- a CDS encoding PEP/pyruvate-binding domain-containing protein: MIKIYKAFLVILSFVITNSLVAQDLPVATIQKNIESFKENPRGPYKKIEWFCEDGTMREARDPCPDDIGGGVQHASYSEDLITLGTKYHLFFADILANTDKVAFWDVTNDNSRIKQYQLARYLASVDNGWVQRKSQFYRGAIQSEDEEAWGVEFYEWLLRSDTRFRQNYYLLRQTLRDIPHDGDSNIAQRMRSESKILAETYPKFMDARIKIHGKPSVSDIQMVQEFRAKHKGDLSDEVKKQFDQLEKTLAEFYTPINFKELQSQVNAISVKNDLTERISTFLEKAAQDTSAQTLVPEIADVLCYIRQDVLTLRRSSDRLAMLDLSNELEDILLLKTQEWQPETLKELLYKIQTLSYAATGTGLIELNEWAAVEPYLQADSYHNDKSVEQLNDFLATARGVVEWSASQVKAKYQEVVDTYATFEPKAYGFIDDRVRSSVALDLGESVSTLGAFIAKHSGLENKVMDIDGQSSVRGLNPGYAYGELVVIEGSPEGIEVDTEKIYVFEKPPSDLKPVAGIMTVSEGNLVSHVQLLARNLGIPNAALSQENLQDLSKYSGKKVFYAVSNKGSVIIKGEDDITDEERELFSKKQRSTSQVTVPVEKIALDKKDIINMRDLDASASGKLVGPKAANLGQLKKMFPEQVVEGLVIPFGIFKDHMDQKMTNYEGSYWEFLNNAFAKAEQMKSNGASSKEIETFQLQELKRLREAINMMTLKPSFVNSLRADFQKVFKSPMGKTPVFLRSDTNMEDLEEFTGAGLNLTLFNILDEDKILKGIKDVWASPYTERSFKWRQQYLSNPENVFPSILIIPSVDVEYSGVMITKGINQGTDKDLTIAFSRGAGGAVDGQAAETRLVTATDTRLLSPARQADYIRLPATGGVKKNIATFDEEILNEKNIKDIRAIAQSIRTRLPEMTGSDYDGAYDVELGFENDKLWLFQIRPFVENKTAKSSEYLEAISPKIDNDFLITLDAPIN; the protein is encoded by the coding sequence ATGATCAAAATTTACAAAGCATTTCTTGTGATATTATCTTTTGTAATCACAAATTCACTCGTTGCTCAAGACTTACCCGTAGCAACTATCCAGAAGAATATTGAATCTTTTAAAGAAAATCCGCGAGGCCCTTATAAAAAAATAGAGTGGTTTTGTGAAGATGGTACGATGCGAGAAGCTCGTGATCCTTGTCCAGATGATATAGGTGGTGGTGTACAGCACGCAAGTTATAGTGAAGATTTAATAACGCTAGGTACTAAGTATCACCTCTTTTTTGCAGATATACTTGCAAACACAGATAAGGTTGCTTTCTGGGATGTAACAAATGACAACAGTCGCATTAAGCAATATCAACTAGCGAGATATCTTGCCAGTGTAGATAACGGTTGGGTACAGCGCAAGTCACAGTTTTACCGTGGTGCCATCCAGTCTGAAGATGAGGAGGCTTGGGGCGTTGAGTTTTATGAGTGGTTATTGCGTAGCGATACTCGTTTTAGACAGAATTACTATTTACTACGTCAGACCTTACGTGATATTCCTCACGATGGAGATAGCAACATTGCCCAGCGTATGCGTAGTGAGTCAAAAATACTTGCAGAGACCTACCCAAAGTTTATGGATGCCCGCATTAAAATTCACGGTAAGCCCAGTGTGAGTGACATCCAGATGGTTCAAGAATTTAGAGCAAAACATAAAGGAGACCTCTCTGATGAAGTGAAGAAGCAGTTTGACCAACTAGAAAAAACCCTCGCCGAGTTTTATACACCTATTAATTTTAAGGAACTACAGAGCCAAGTAAATGCTATCTCCGTAAAAAATGATCTAACAGAACGCATTAGCACGTTTTTAGAAAAAGCTGCTCAGGATACCTCTGCGCAAACACTTGTGCCAGAAATTGCAGATGTGCTCTGTTATATACGTCAAGACGTACTTACTTTACGTAGATCAAGTGACCGTCTTGCGATGTTAGATTTATCTAATGAGCTAGAAGATATATTACTCCTAAAAACTCAAGAGTGGCAACCAGAAACTTTAAAGGAGCTGCTTTATAAAATACAAACCCTTTCATATGCAGCAACAGGTACAGGACTTATTGAGTTAAATGAGTGGGCAGCAGTAGAGCCGTATTTACAGGCAGATAGTTACCATAATGACAAGAGTGTCGAGCAGCTCAACGATTTTCTAGCGACAGCTAGAGGAGTTGTAGAGTGGAGTGCCTCACAAGTAAAAGCTAAGTATCAAGAAGTAGTTGATACCTACGCAACTTTTGAGCCTAAGGCTTATGGTTTTATAGATGATCGCGTGCGATCTTCTGTTGCACTAGATTTGGGAGAGAGTGTGAGCACACTTGGTGCGTTTATAGCAAAACATTCTGGGCTTGAAAATAAGGTAATGGATATAGATGGACAGTCTTCTGTGAGAGGATTAAATCCTGGGTATGCCTATGGGGAGCTTGTTGTTATAGAAGGTTCTCCAGAAGGTATAGAAGTAGATACAGAGAAGATATACGTTTTTGAAAAACCGCCATCAGACCTCAAGCCTGTGGCTGGTATTATGACGGTATCAGAAGGTAATCTGGTTTCACACGTGCAGCTACTGGCTCGTAATTTAGGAATTCCTAATGCGGCACTGTCCCAAGAAAACCTTCAAGATTTGAGCAAGTATAGCGGTAAGAAAGTCTTCTATGCTGTTTCAAATAAAGGTAGTGTGATTATAAAAGGTGAGGACGATATTACAGATGAGGAGCGGGAGTTATTCTCAAAGAAGCAACGATCTACAAGTCAGGTCACCGTGCCTGTAGAGAAGATTGCGCTAGACAAGAAGGATATCATAAATATGCGAGATCTTGATGCAAGCGCGTCTGGAAAACTCGTAGGCCCTAAGGCGGCAAACCTTGGTCAGCTCAAGAAGATGTTCCCAGAGCAGGTGGTAGAAGGTCTTGTGATTCCTTTCGGCATTTTTAAGGACCATATGGATCAAAAAATGACCAATTATGAGGGTTCTTACTGGGAGTTTTTAAATAACGCTTTCGCGAAAGCGGAACAAATGAAAAGTAACGGCGCATCATCAAAAGAGATAGAGACCTTCCAGCTGCAAGAGTTGAAGCGATTACGTGAAGCCATAAATATGATGACCCTCAAGCCGTCATTTGTAAATAGCCTGCGTGCAGATTTCCAAAAAGTCTTTAAATCGCCTATGGGTAAAACTCCTGTATTCTTGCGTAGTGATACAAATATGGAAGACCTTGAAGAATTTACGGGGGCAGGATTGAACTTGACGCTTTTTAATATTCTTGATGAGGATAAAATCTTAAAAGGTATTAAAGACGTGTGGGCTTCTCCATATACGGAGCGTAGTTTTAAATGGCGCCAGCAGTATCTAAGCAACCCAGAGAATGTGTTTCCTTCTATACTTATCATTCCTTCGGTAGATGTGGAGTATAGCGGTGTGATGATTACAAAGGGTATTAATCAAGGTACAGATAAGGATCTCACTATTGCCTTTAGCCGTGGGGCAGGAGGAGCTGTAGATGGACAAGCCGCCGAAACGAGACTTGTTACCGCTACAGATACACGCTTACTATCGCCAGCGAGACAAGCAGATTATATCAGACTTCCAGCAACGGGAGGTGTGAAGAAAAATATCGCAACCTTTGACGAAGAGATTCTCAATGAGAAAAACATAAAGGATATACGTGCCATTGCCCAATCTATAAGAACACGATTACCAGAAATGACAGGTTCTGACTATGATGGGGCTTATGATGTGGAGCTTGGTTTTGAAAATGACAAACTATGGCTGTTCCAGATACGACCATTTGTAGAAAATAAAACGGCAAAGTCCTCAGAATATCTTGAGGCTATCTCACCAAAAATTGACAACGATTTTTTAATAACGCTTGATGCACCTATAAACTAA
- a CDS encoding MarR family winged helix-turn-helix transcriptional regulator produces the protein MKDKTIDYCLRATWQAVMKMYNEQAAEYDVTMAVGFALLSIDPEEGTPSTALGPRMGMEATSLSRTLKTMEEKGLIERKPNPADGRGVLIHLTEFGLEKRNFSKDRVVTFNEAVRGNISEEKINNFYEVIETINDLIQNRRVFNQKETAIK, from the coding sequence ATGAAAGATAAAACTATAGACTACTGCTTAAGAGCCACCTGGCAAGCAGTTATGAAAATGTATAATGAACAGGCTGCCGAGTATGATGTTACTATGGCAGTAGGGTTTGCACTACTTAGTATAGATCCAGAAGAGGGTACGCCCTCTACAGCACTGGGACCTCGTATGGGTATGGAAGCTACTTCCCTATCACGTACACTTAAAACTATGGAAGAAAAAGGTCTTATAGAACGCAAACCTAATCCTGCAGATGGCAGAGGCGTTCTTATACATCTCACAGAATTTGGATTAGAAAAAAGAAATTTCTCAAAAGACCGCGTCGTAACTTTTAATGAGGCTGTGCGCGGTAATATATCTGAAGAAAAGATTAATAATTTTTACGAAGTCATTGAGACCATTAATGACTTGATTCAAAATAGAAGAGTATTTAACCAAAAAGAAACCGCAATAAAATAA
- a CDS encoding sensor histidine kinase, giving the protein MIAPDIPQNEKQRMLSLLSLGLLDTEQEDDFDYITKLAAYICKTPVALVTLVDEDRQWFKSKVGMALCETSRDSSFCAHAILTPDEILEIPDATKDVRFIDNPLTKMEDPVIFYAGVPLRTTDGMVMGSLCVIDHKPNKLSKEQRAALITLAKQVERLFELRLVNNQLEQTKASLTKHNTLLKDFAGTVSHDLKMPLANLILTSDILKKKYTEALDESGVNYLGYLKKSSLSMSNYITNILAHYESTAYDREDAHEFMFNDMLEDLVDLLNINFECEFHFPEVNIELRCNRSALDQIFLNLIGNSIKYNDKEHTIIHIDVIEQDNHFEFSIKDNGRGIEEEKLEGIFTLFSTAGHLDKNGEKGHGIGLSTVEKLVHNLGGTISVSSVLGEYTKFTFTVAKS; this is encoded by the coding sequence ATGATTGCACCAGACATTCCTCAGAATGAAAAACAGCGTATGCTGTCGCTATTAAGTTTAGGTCTACTGGATACAGAACAAGAAGATGATTTTGACTACATAACAAAGCTTGCGGCCTACATTTGCAAGACACCAGTAGCGCTAGTAACACTAGTAGACGAAGATAGACAATGGTTTAAAAGCAAGGTGGGAATGGCTTTATGTGAGACCTCACGTGATAGCTCTTTTTGTGCACACGCCATCTTAACTCCAGATGAGATATTAGAAATACCAGATGCGACAAAAGATGTGCGCTTTATAGATAACCCGCTTACAAAAATGGAAGACCCAGTTATTTTTTATGCGGGTGTACCACTACGCACAACAGATGGTATGGTAATGGGATCTTTATGTGTAATAGATCATAAACCTAATAAACTTAGTAAAGAGCAAAGAGCTGCCCTCATAACACTCGCAAAACAAGTTGAAAGATTATTTGAGTTAAGACTAGTTAATAATCAACTTGAGCAAACCAAGGCGAGTCTTACAAAACATAATACACTGCTCAAAGATTTTGCAGGCACCGTTTCACACGATTTAAAAATGCCTCTCGCAAACCTTATTCTCACTTCAGATATATTAAAAAAGAAGTACACAGAGGCTCTAGATGAGTCTGGTGTAAATTACCTAGGTTATCTCAAGAAGTCTTCACTCTCTATGAGTAACTATATAACAAACATACTTGCGCATTATGAGAGCACGGCATATGATAGAGAAGATGCCCACGAGTTTATGTTTAATGATATGCTTGAGGATCTTGTAGACCTTTTAAATATAAATTTTGAATGTGAGTTTCACTTTCCAGAGGTAAACATAGAACTTAGATGTAACCGGTCTGCACTTGACCAGATATTCTTAAACTTAATAGGTAATAGTATTAAGTATAATGATAAAGAACACACGATTATACATATAGATGTTATCGAGCAAGACAATCATTTTGAGTTTTCTATTAAGGATAATGGTAGAGGAATAGAAGAAGAAAAGTTAGAAGGCATATTTACTTTATTCAGTACCGCAGGGCACCTAGATAAAAATGGAGAGAAAGGCCACGGTATTGGATTATCTACAGTAGAAAAACTAGTACATAATCTCGGCGGGACCATAAGTGTTTCTTCAGTGCTAGGGGAGTACACAAAATTTACGTTTACAGTTGCCAAAAGTTAA
- a CDS encoding serine hydrolase, translating into MKTYITLTFIALSTLFVAMLYPIDGYDTTGIKRLYRLQKMEMDSIANKRIPNGAYLKLEDIKLNLLSRKRDSLGAILVEDNDFARKIARITPGGNYSLAVLDMTNPDSLKYAAHRENVGYQPGSVGKIAVLNGFFTELAEVYPDNFELRTGLMCNKRVKARYWGTGDHHTIPVYDIDSDKLTKRQVVASDEFSLYEWADHMVSVSNNGAASVLYRETMLLDAFGRNYADLTEEEAENYFVETDRDSLTSQANRVVNQPLRDLGITEDDWRLGGMFTRPAGKYVGREGGSIGTPKGLMKFLVALEQGNVIDEESSLEMKRLLYMTDRRIRYAHSNRLDDAAVYFKSGSFYKCDREKNPNCSDYAGNVFNYMNSVIIVEQPNGKKYIVCLMTNVLNKNSAGAHMYLASSIDEVVNPT; encoded by the coding sequence ATGAAAACATATATCACACTAACATTCATCGCTTTATCGACTTTATTTGTAGCGATGCTTTATCCTATAGACGGCTATGATACGACGGGTATAAAACGACTGTACCGACTTCAGAAAATGGAGATGGATAGTATTGCAAACAAGCGTATTCCTAATGGCGCTTATTTAAAGCTAGAGGATATCAAGCTCAATTTGCTTTCGCGAAAGCGTGATTCTCTTGGAGCAATACTAGTAGAAGACAATGATTTTGCCAGAAAGATTGCGAGAATTACACCTGGCGGCAACTACTCACTTGCGGTACTTGATATGACTAATCCAGATAGTTTAAAATATGCGGCTCACAGAGAAAATGTAGGGTACCAGCCTGGAAGTGTAGGTAAAATTGCTGTCCTAAACGGTTTCTTTACAGAGCTTGCAGAGGTATATCCAGATAACTTTGAGTTGCGTACGGGGCTTATGTGTAATAAACGAGTGAAGGCTCGATACTGGGGAACAGGAGATCACCACACGATACCTGTGTATGATATAGACAGTGATAAGTTAACAAAGCGACAAGTGGTTGCTAGTGATGAGTTCTCGCTGTATGAGTGGGCAGATCATATGGTCTCTGTGAGTAATAACGGAGCTGCGAGTGTGCTGTATAGAGAGACAATGCTGCTAGACGCCTTTGGACGAAATTATGCAGACCTCACAGAAGAAGAAGCAGAAAATTACTTTGTAGAGACCGATAGAGACTCTCTAACGAGTCAAGCAAACCGAGTGGTGAATCAGCCATTAAGAGATCTAGGAATTACAGAAGACGACTGGAGACTAGGAGGGATGTTTACGCGTCCTGCTGGTAAGTACGTAGGTCGTGAAGGTGGAAGTATAGGAACTCCTAAAGGACTTATGAAATTTCTAGTAGCCCTAGAGCAAGGAAATGTAATAGATGAAGAAAGCTCGCTTGAGATGAAGCGATTATTATATATGACAGACAGACGTATACGTTATGCACACTCTAATAGACTAGATGATGCGGCGGTGTACTTTAAGTCTGGCTCGTTTTATAAATGTGATCGCGAGAAAAATCCTAACTGTAGCGACTACGCAGGTAATGTATTCAACTATATGAACTCAGTGATTATTGTAGAGCAGCCTAATGGCAAAAAATACATTGTATGCCTAATGACTAATGTACTTAATAAAAACTCGGCAGGTGCGCATATGTACCTAGCAAGTAGTATTGATGAGGTTGTCAATCCCACATAA